A region from the Anomaloglossus baeobatrachus isolate aAnoBae1 chromosome 11, aAnoBae1.hap1, whole genome shotgun sequence genome encodes:
- the LOC142256531 gene encoding zonadhesin-like: MMSNGVMVSTLMLAFSAMFMEMLDARSLTLNCPENMVQDCSQCWGGTCQSLSSPITIKCSNPCIPGCICKRGYYLQNNECVPASQCNVQCPANMMYNPCGEKVVTCLTLNKPVQSTECKPRCECRDGYIFSGIKSQDCIEISQCSKVQNTN, from the exons ATGATGAGCAACGGAGTCATGGTTTCTACGCTAATGTTAG CATTTTCTGCGATGTTTATGGAAATGTTGGACGCCCGGAGTCTTACAT TGAATTGTCCAGAAAATATGGTGCAAGACTGCAGTCAATGCTGGGGTGGAACATGCCAAAGTTTAAGCAGCCCTATCACCATTAAGTGCTCAAATCCATGCATCCCCGGTTGTATCTGCAAACGAGGCTATTACCTCCAGAACAACGAGTGCGTCCCCGCGTCCCAATGCAACGTTCAGTGTCCGGCAAATATGATGTATAACCCTTGTGGGGAAAAGGTTGTCACCTGCCTAACTTTAAATAAGCCTGTACAGTCTACAGAGTGTAAACCTCGCTGCGAATGTAGGGATGGATATATATTCTCAGGCATAAAGTCTCAAGACTGTAT